The Streptomyces halobius genomic interval GGACTCCGCGGCGCAGCTGGCGAAGGCGGCGCGGACCGCGGAGGAGATGCTGACCAAGGCGTCGGAGGACGCCAAGGCCACCACCAAGGCCGCCGCGGAGGAGGCCGAACGGCTGCGCAAGGACGCCGAGTCCGAGGCGGACCGGCTGCGTGAGCAGGCGCATGACACCGCCGCCCAATTGAAAGGCGCGGCGAAGAACGACACCAAGGAGTACCGCGCCAAGACCGTCGAACTCCAGGAGGAGGCACGGCGGCTGCGCAGCGAGGCGGAGCAGCTGCGGGCGGACGCGGTCGCCGAGGGCGAGCAGATCCGCAGCGAGGCCCGCCGGGAGGCCGTCCAGCAGATCGAGGAGGCGGCCGGCACCGCCGAGGAGCTGCTGGGCAAGGCCAAGGCCGATGCGGAGGAGACCCGTTCGAGTGCCGTCGCGGAGAGCGAGCGGGTCCGGACGGAGGCCATCGAGCGCGCCACGGCGCTGCGCCGGCAGGCCGAGGAGGCGCTGGAGCGGGCCCGCGCGGAGGCCGAGGAGCTGCTCACCGAGGGCGCCCAGGCCGCGGAGCTGGTGACGTCGGAGGCCGAGGAGGCCGCCGGCCGGCTGCGCGCCGAGGCCGAGGAGGCCGTCGAGGAGCGGCGGACGGAGGCGCAGGCCGAGCTGACCCGGCTGCAGTCCGAGGCGGAGGACAAGGTCGCCGCCGCCGAGGAGTCACTGCGCGAGGCCCGCGCGGAGGCGGAACAGCTGCGCCGGGAGACCCAGGAGGAGGCCGCCCGGCTCAAGGCGGAGGCCGCGGAGCGGCTGCGGACGCTCCAGCAGCAGGCCGAGGAGGAAGCCGAACGGCTGCGCGCGGAGGCCGCTTCGGACGCCTCGGCGACGCGCGCCGAGGGCGAGTCGGTCGGCGCACGGCTGCGCAGCGAGGCCGCGGCCGAGGCGGAGCGGCTGAAGGAGGAGGCGCAGGAGACCGCCGACCGGGTGCGCGCGGAGGCGGCGGCCGCCGCGGAGCGCACCGGTACGGAGGCCGCGCAGTCGCTGGCCGAGGCCCAGGAGGAGGCCGCGCGGCGGCGCCGGGAGGCCGAGCAGCTGCTGGGCGAGGCTCGCGAGGAGGCCCACCAGGAGCGCACCGCGGCGCGCGAGCAGAGCGAGGAGCTGCTGGCGTCGGCCCGTACGCGGGTGAGCGAGGCGCAGGAGGAGGCCGAGCGGCTGGTCGAGGACGCCGACCGGCGCGCGGGCGAGCTGGTGGCGGCGGCCGAGCAGACGGCGCAGCAGGTGCGGGACGCGGTCTCGGGTCTGCACGAGCAGGCCGAGGAGGAGATCGCCGGGCTGCGGTCGGCGGCCGAACACGCCGCGGAGCGCACCCGCTCGGAGGCGCAGGCCGAGGCGGACCGGGTCCGCGCGGACGCCTACGACGAGCGCGAGCGGGCCTCGGCGGACGCGACGCGGGTGCGGCGGGAGTCGCAGGAGGCGTCAAACGCCGCGAAGGCCCTGGCGGAGCGGACCGTCACGGAGGCCATCGCGGAGGCCGAGCGGCTGCGCACGGAGGCGGCCGGCGTCCTCGACGAGGCACGCAAGGACGCCAACACGGCGCGGTCGGAGGCCGCCGAACAGGCCGACCAGCTGGTGGCGGAGGCGACCGCGGAGGCCGAGAAGCTGGTCGCGGACGCCACCGCGAAGGCGCGGCAACTGCGTACCGACGCGTCGGACGCGCTGGCGTCCGGGGAGCAGGACGCGGCGCGGGCCCGTGCGGAGGCGCGCGACGACGCGAACCGGATGCGGGCGGACGCCGCCGAGCAGGCCGAGCGGCTGATCGCCGAGGCCCGTGCGGAGGCCGAACGGATCGTCACCGAGGCCACCGAGCTGACGTCTTCGGCGCAGGACGACGCGGACCGCACCGTCCGTGAGGCCCAGCAGGCCGCGGACCGGCTGCGGGCGGACGGCGAGCAGCGGGCGCAGGCCCTGGTCACGGAGGCGACGGAGTCGGCGGACCGGCTGCGGGCCGAGGCCGCCGAGGTGCTGGAGAACGCGCGGACGGACGCGGAGCGCACCGGGGACGAGGCGCGCAAAGCGGCCAACAAGACGCGTTCGGACGCCGCGGAGCAGGCCGACGAGCTGCTGTCGGAGGCCGCCGGCGAGGCGGAGCGGCTGCGGGCCGAGGCGGCGGAGACCACCGCGGAGGCCGAGCGGGACGCGGACCGTACCCGTGCCGAGGCCCGGGGGCACGGGGACCGGCTGATCGCGTCGGCCACCGCGGACGCGGACCGGATGCGGGCGGAGGCGGCCGAGACGGTCACCTCCGCGCAGGAGCACGCCACCCGTACCCGCGCCGATTCCGCGAAGGTCAAGGAGGACGCCGAGGCCGAGGCGGAGCGGCTGCGGACGGAGGCGCAGCAGGAGGCGGACGGGCTGCTGGACGAGGCCCGCAAGGACGCCGCCAAGCGCCGCGCGGACGCCGCGGAGCAGGCCGACCAGCTCATCGCCAGGGCCCAGGAGGAGGCGCTGAAGGCGGCCACCACCGCCGAGGAGCAGGCCGACACGATGGTCGCGGCGGCTCGCAAGGAGGCCGACCGGATCGTCACCGAGGCGACAGCCGACGGCAACACTCGCGTCGAGAAGGCCCGTACGGACGCGAATAACCTGCTGGGTGAGGCGCGTGGCGACGCCACGGCCATCAGGGAGCGCGCGGAGGAGCTGCGGGTGCGGGTCGAAGCCGAGGTCGAGGAGCTGCACGAACGGGCCCGCCGGGAGTCCGCGGAGGCGATGAAGAGCGCCGGCGAACGGGTCGACAAGCTCGTCGCGCAGGCCACCGCCCAGCAGGTGGCGGCCGAGGAGAAGGCCGAGAAGGTGGTGGCCGACGCCAACAGCGAGGCGAGCAAGGTCCGGGTCGCCGCGGTGAAGAAGGCCGAGGGCCTGATCAAGGAGGCAGAGAACAAGAAGGCCGAGGCCGTGCGGGACGCGGAGCGGATGCGTACCGAGGCCGAGGCGGAGGCCGCCCGGATCGTGGCGGAGGGCAAGCGCGAACTGGAGGTCCTGGTGCGTCGGCGCGAGGACATCAACACCGAAATCTCCCGTGTCCAGGACGTTCTGGAAGCGCTGGAGTCGTTCGAGGCGCCAACGGGGGGCGCGGAAGGTAAGAACGGGGGCGTCAAAGCCGCCGCGAGCGCGGGTGCAACTCGTTCGAGTGGCAAGCAGTCTGAGGGGTAGCCACTCGAATGAGGGGTCATTCTCCAGATCAATCGGGCATTGACTCGAAGACACGCCGTAGTGACCCCTAGGATTCCCCTTATCACCTCACCGGTCTCTTTCGACAGGAACCCCATGAGCGACACTTCCTCCCCCTTCGGTTTCGAGCTCGTGCGGCGTGGGTACGACCGCGGTCAGGTCGACGACCGCATTACAAAGCTCGTCGCCGACCGCGACAGCGCACTGGCCCGTATCACCTCGCTGGAAAAGCGCATCGAGGAACTCCACCTCGAAACGCAGAATGCCCAGGCCCAGGTCAATGACGCCGAGCCGTCCTACGCGGGCCTCGGTGCGCGCGTGGAGAAGATCCTCCGTCTCGCCGAGGAGGAGGCCAAGGACCTGCGCGAGGAGGCCCGCCGGGCCGCCGAGCAGCACCGTGAGCTGGCCGAGTCGGCCGCCCAGCAGGTCCGTAACGACGCCGAGCAGTTCGCCGCCGAGCGCAAGGCGAAGGCGGAGGACGAGGGCGCCCGGATCGTCGAGAAGGCCAAGGGCGAGGCGTCCTCGCTGCGCGCCGAGGCACAGAAGGACGCGCAGTCCAAGCGCGAGGAGGCCGACTCCCTCTTCGAGGAGACCCGCGCCAAGGCCGCACAGGCCGCCGCCGACTTCGAGACCAACCTCGCCAAGCGCCGGGAGCAGTCCGAGCGCGATCTGGCCTCGCGTCAGGCCAAGGCGGAGAAGCGTTTGGCCGAGATCGAGCACCGCGCCGAGCAGCTCCGTCTGGAGGCCGAGAAGCTCCGTACGGACGCCGAGCGCCGGGCCCGCCAGACGGTGGAGACCGCGCAGCGCCAGGCCGAGGACATCGTGGCCGACGCCAACGCCAAGGCCGACCGGATCCGCAGCGAATCGGAGCGCGAGCTGGCGGCGCTGACCAACCGCCGCGACTCCATCAACGCCCAGCTGACCAACGTCCGCGAGATGCTGGCGACGCTGACCGGCGCGGCCGTGGCCGCCGCGGGCGCCCCGGGCGCGGACGACGAGGCGATGCCCCGCGGCGTCCCCGCCCAGCAGACCCGCTGACTCCCCCAGCTGACGCTGGGGGGCGACCCCCAGGAGGTGCCCCCAGGCGGGCTTCTCAGAGCAGCGCAGCGCGCCCCCGTACCGCCTCTCCCCAGGCGAGTGCGGGGGCGCGGTCGTATGGTGCAGGGGCGCGGTCGTGGGGTGTGGGCCGGGCGACTGTGCCCCGGTGGCGGGGGCTTCCGGCCGCCCGTAGCGTGCTGTGCATGATCGAGCTTGAGGGGCTGACCAAGTACTACGGCGACACCCTCGCCGTGGACCACCTCACGTTCACCGTCCTGACCGGGATCGTCACCGGCTTCCTCGGCCCCAATGGCGCCGGCAAGTCCACGACGATGCGGATGATGCTCGATCTGGACAATCCGACCGAGGGCACGGTCCGGATCGACGGCAAGCACTACCGGCAGCTGGACGATCCGCTGACGTACGTCGGCGCGCTGCTGGACGCGAAAGCGGTGCACGGCGGCCGCAGCGCCTTCAACCATCTGCTGTGCCTGGCGCAGAGCAACGGCATTCCACGCGCCCGGGTCGGCGAGGTGCTGGACACCGTCGGGCTGAGTTCGGTCGCCGGAAAGCGCTCGAAGGGCTTCTCACTCGGGATGAGCCAGCGGCTCGGCATCGCCGCGGCGCTGCTCGGCGACCCGAAGATCCTGCTGTTCGACGAGCCGGTCAACGGGCTCGACCCCGAGGGCATCCACTGGATCCGCAATCTGATGAAGAACCTCGCCGCCCAGGGGCGCACCGTCTTCGTCTCCTCGCACCTGATGAGCGAAATGGCACTCACCGCCGAGCACTTGATCGTGATCGGGCAGGGCCGGCTGATCGCGGACACCTCGATGGCGGACTTCATCCACCGGAACTCGCGGTCGTACGTCCGGATGCGGTCGCCGGAGCAGGAGCGGCTGCTGGACGTGCTCCACGGCGAGGGCATCGAGGCGGTGGCGGTCGGCAACGGCTCGCTGGAGATCGACGGGGTGCCCGCCGAACGGCTGGGCGGGCTGGCCGCCCGGCACCAGCTCGTCCTGCATGAGCTGAGTCCTCAGCAGGCGTCGCTGGAGGAGGCGTTCATGCGGCTGACCGCCGGGTCGGTGGAGTACCACGCACACGACGGCGAACCGGTGACGGCCCGGACCGGGCCACCGGAGCCGGCCCAGGGCGGCTGGGGCGCGGACTGGCGGAAGAAGGGCGGCTGACGATGGCGGAGGTGTCGCGGGTCCTGCGGTCGGAGTGGACGAAGATCAAATCGGTGCAGTCGACGGTGTGGACGCTGGGCGCCGCCGTACTGGTCACCATCGCGCTGGGCATGCTGATCTGCATTCTGGTCAGAAAGGACTTCGGGGCGCGGTCGGCCAGGGAACAGCTCGCCTTCGACCCGACCAACGTCAGCTTCGCCGGGATGTCGCTGGGCCAGCTCGCGATGATCGTCTTCGGTGTGCTGGTGGTCTCCAACGAGTACAGCACCGGCATGATCCGCACCTCGCTCGCCGCCGTACCGCAGCGCGCCACATTCCTCTTCTGCAAGCTCCTGGTCGCCACCGCGCTGATCCTCGTCGTCGGCCTGGTGACCAGCTTCGCGGCGTTCTTCGCGGGACAGGCGGTGCTCGGTGACCAGCGCGCCTACCTCAGCGATCCGGGGGTACTGCGCGCGGTCATCGGCGGCGGGCTCTATATGACGCTGATCGCGCTGTTCTCCATGGGGGTGGCCGCGATGCTGCGCGGCCCGTTGCTGTCGCTCGGCGTCCTGATGCCGTTCTTCTTCCTGATCTCCAGCATCCTCGGCAATGTCTCCGCGACCCGGAAGGTCGGCCGTTACCTCCCGGACCAGGCGGGCCAGAAGATCATGCAGGTGGTAACGCCGACGGCCGACCCGGTGCCGTACGGGCCGTGGGGCGGGCTGGCGATCATGGTGGGGTGGACGGTCGCGGCGTTGCTCGGCGGATTCGCACTCCTGCAGAAACGTGACGCATAACGCCGACCCCCACGAAAGCGCAGCGGACCCGCTGTGACGGGAACCGTCAAGCGCCCGATAGCCTCCTAACCCTCACGGGGGCACGAGGCCGCCTCTGCCCCGACCAACTCGCGAGGGGCGGAGAATGATCGAGGCAGTCGGCCTGACGAAGCGCTACGGCGCCAAGACGGCCGTGCACAACCTGTCGTTCCAAGTACGGCCGGGCACGGTCACCGGCTTCCTGGGGCCCAACGGCTCCGGCAAGTCGACGACGATGCGCATGATCCTGGGCCTGGACGCCCCGACTTCGGGGCGCGCCACCATCGGCGGCCGCCCCTTCCGGCAACTCCCCAACGCCCCCCGCCAGGTCGGCGCGCTGCTCGACGCCAAGGCCGTGCACGGCGGCCGCAGCGCGCGCCAGCACCTGCTCTGCCTGGCCCAGCTGTCCGGCATACCGGCCCGCCGGGTCGACGAGGTACTCGGCGTGGTCGGCCTCCAGGACGTGGCCAAGCGGCGCTCCAAGGGCTTCTCGCTCGGCATGGGCCAGCGGCTCGGCATCGCGGCGGCGCTGCTCGGTGACCCGCAGGTGCTGCTCTTCGACGAACCGGTCAACGGCCTCGACCCCGAGGGCATCCTGTGGGTGCGGAATCTGATGAAGCAGCTGGCGGCCGAGGGCCGTACGGTCTTCGTCTCCTCGCATCTGATGAGCGAAATGGCGCTCACCGCCGAGCACTTGATTGTGATCGGCCGTGGCCAGCTGATGGCGGACATGTCGGTCAAGGACTTCATCTCGGCCAACTCCGCCGACTTCGCCCGGGTGCGTACCCCCGACAGCGAGCCCGAGCAGCGCGAGAAGCTGACCTCGACACTGGCCGAGGCGGGCGGGCAGGTCGTGGCCGAGAAGGACGGCGCGCTGCGGGTGAGCGGGCTGCCGCTCCCCCGGATCAGCGATCTCGCGCATGAGGCCGATATCCGGCTGTGGGAGCTGTCGCCGCACCAGGCGTCGCTGGAAGAGGCGTATATGCAGCTGACGCAGGGCGCCGTGGACTACCGCTCGACGGTGGACCAGCGCGCCGGGCTGCAGGAGGCGCCGGCCGGTTACGGGCCGCAGGGAGGCGTTCCGCAGGGATATGCCGTCCCGGGGTACACCCCCGGTCAGCCGAACCCGTACACCCAGCAGGCGGCCGGTGCCGCTCCGGGGCAGGGGTATCCGCCGCCTGCCCAGGGTCACCCGTACGGGGCCGAGCCGTACGGCGCACCCCACCCGTACGGGCAGCAGCCGCAGGCCCCCGCGCCGATGCCGCCCTCCGCTCCTGCGCCCGCCCCCGCTGATCCCGCCACGCCGCACCCCGAGGACGCCCGATGACCAGCCCTCAGCAGCCGCAGCCGCAGCCTGAGCCGAACGCCCCCGCCGCCGCACAGGCTCAGCCGATGCCGCCGGCCCCGCCCATACCGCCGGCCGCTCCGCCTCAGCAGCAGCCGCAGGCCCAGGGCCGGCCGCAGGCGGGACGGCCCGACGAGCCCGCGCCCGCCAAGGAAGCGGGCACGATGATGCTCCAGGCCCAGCCGCTCCCGGAGGCCCAGCCCCAGGCCCCGCAGCCGCTCGCGGCCCACGGCCCGGGCAACGGCCCGGGCAACGGAGGCGGCACGATGATGCTCCAGGCCGCCCAGCCCCCGGCCCCGGCACCCCAGCCTCAGCCCGCGTACGCCGGAGCCGGCGCACCGCAGGGCCGGCCCCCGCAGCAGCCGGCCCCCAACTGGCAGTCCGGCGGCGCCGGTTATGTCTCGCCGATCCCGGTACGCCGTACCCACCTCGGCCACGCGCTGGCCTCCGAGTGGACGAAGATCCGCTCGGTGCGCTCGACGATCTGGACACTGAGCGTGATGGTCGTGCTGATCCTCGGCATCGGCCTGCTGGCCGCCGTCGCGCTCAGCAGCCCGGACCGCGAGGTGCAGCCCAAGCTGGGGTTCTCGTTCCTCGGCGTCCTGCTGGGCACCCTGTGCGTCATCCCGCTGGGCGTGCTGGTGATCTCCTCCGAATACGGGACGGGGATGATCCGCACCACCATGACCGCCTGTCCCGGCCGGGCCCGGGTGCTCGCCGCCAAGGCGATCGTCTTCTTCGGGCTCGCCTTCGTCATCACGACGATCACCACGACCCTGGTCGCGCTGATCTTCGACGGCATGCTCTACGGCCCGGATCCCACGTCCGATCAGTGGTTCCGCGCCACCGTGGGCGTCGGTCTGTATGTGTCGCTGCTCGGCCTGCTCGCCCTGGCGGTGGGCTCGCTGCTGCGGCACTCCGCGGGCGCCATCAGCGCGATGCTCGGTGTGGTACTGCTGCCGATGCTGCTCGCGGTCTTCATGCTCGGCTCGGAGAGCCTCAAGGAGGTCAGCAAGGCGCTGATCACGTACTCGGTGCCCAACTCGCTGGCGACGCTCTACGACAACCCGTTCCTGGGTACGGAGACGGGCCCGCAGGGCTGGGGCCCGCTGTGGATCCTCGCGGGCCTGACCGCCGTCGTCCTGGGCGGCGCCTTCGCGGCCCAGGCCAAGCGCGACGTGTAGCCGCCCGACGGGAAATCAGTACCTCGGCGCATTACGGGACCGCTGGAGCCGTGCGCTCCGGCGGTCCCGTGCTTTCCAGCACGCTGTGTGCCAGTGCCTGCGGTCGTCGACATCGCCGTCCTGCGGCCAGGCGACGACATGCGGTACGCCGGGCGGGATCTCCTGGTCACAGCCGGGGCACCGGTAGTGCTTGGCGGCCCCGCCGCTCCCGACCGGCCGGACCACCCAGTTCTCACCGCGCCACTCTTCCGTACTCCCCCAATGAGCGCTGGGCGGCAGCCCCGTGCGGCCGTTGGGCTTCGCACCGCCCCGCTGGCGGTTTCGACGCGGAGACACTGTGCACCTCGGGAAATCTCTGGGGTCACGGGCTGTCACCAGCGTACGCGGCCCGGTATCCGGAAGGTGTCGCCCGGGGCATTTCTGTGATCATCGGGAAAATCGGCCCCAGGCCGTGCCCTTGGCACGTGTCACACGTTGTTGCCTGTAAGGGGGAAGTCGCGTCGGCTGCGAGGAGGCAGAGAGCGATGCGCGTTGGGGCTTTCACCCTGGCCGCTCAATTCCCCGGTCAGGGACAGGGGGAAGCACTGCACCGCGCGGTGCGCTCCGCGGAGGTCGCGGAACAGTCCGGTCTCGATGCCGTCTGGCTGGCGGAACACCACTTCGTGCCGTACGGCGTCTGCCCGAACGCGGTGACGCTGGCCGCGCTGCTGCTGGGCCGCACCCGCCGGATCGGTGTCGGGACCGCCGTCAGCGTACTGCCCACCCAGCATCCGGTGGCGCTCGGCGAGCAGGCGGCGCTGCTGCATCTCACCTCCGAAGGCCGCTTCACACTCGGCGTCGGACGGGGCGGCCCGTGGGTGGATCTGGAGGTCTTCGGCACCGGTCTCGCGGCCTACGACCGTGACTTCCCGGAGTCGCTCGATCTGCTGCTGCGCTGGCTGCGTGAGCCCCGGGTCGGCGCGGCGGGCGAGCGCTATGCGTTCCGTGAGGTGGCGGTGGTGCCGCGGCCGGATCAGGCGCTGGACGGTCCGGCCGCCGGGGCGGCGGGGCCGCCGGTGGTGCTGGCCTGCACCTCTCCCGCGTCGGTCCGGCGGGCCGCCGAGCGCGGGCTGCCGATGCTGCTGGGCATGCACTGCGGCGACGAGGAGAAGGCGGAGATGGTCGCGCTGTGGCGGGCGGCCGCGCTCGAAGCCGGCCGGGACGGCGACGAGGTGGCCGCGGCCGAGCATGTCTCGGCGGGGGTGGTGCAGATCGCCGACGCCCGCAGGGACGCGAAGGAGACGCTGACGAAGGCGCTGCCCGGGTGGCTGCGGCAGGGTCTGGGCGCGCATGTGACGGTCGACGGCCGCTATCGCGCGATGCGTGATCCGGTGGCTTATACGGAGCTGTTGTGCGGGCTGCATCCCGTCGGCCCGCCGGGGCTGTGCGCGGACCGGCTGGCGGCGACCGCGGAGCGTACCGGCATCCGGCGGTTCGCCCTGCTCGTCGAGGGCTCCGGCGATCTCGCCGCCACCGAGGAGAACGTCCGCCGGCTCGGCTCCGAGGTGCTGCCCCAGCTGGGGTGACCTCAAGGGGTCGGCACCGGCGGTGCGGTTGCTGCCGCTGACGCACGGGCTCGTACCCACGCGTTGGACGCAGCGGCAGCAACTCCGTTCAGCAGTCGCGGAGTTCGGGCGACTGGTTCAGCAGCTGACCCCGAATGGAGGTGAATCGGGCCAGGCGGTCGTCCGCCGCCGTGCCGAGCGGGAAGACCGCGACCCGGTGGCAGTTCTGGAAAGCGAGACGCACACCGAAGTGGCGCTCCAGCGAACCGCGTATGGCGTCACTCGCCAGCGCGCGCAGCAGCTGGCCGCGCGCCTGCTCGTCCGGCGGGGGCGTCTGATTGTCGGCGAACTCGCCGCCGTCCACCTTCAGCTGAGCCACCAGAGAGCTGATCATCCCCCATGCGTAGGGCAGGGAGTTCCGGACGCAGTCGACAAATGCGGCTTCGTCGACCTCGCCTCGCTCGGCCTGTTCGAGGAGGGCCGGTGAGACGTCGAGCGACATGAGGTTCTCCTCTCGCGGCCCCGCCGGGACGGGACCTCAGGGATGGGACAAGGGGAAATCGCGACAGAGCGTGTTCGCCTCACGACCCCCTGCTTCAACGGTATGCCGCGCAACAGGCCCGCACCAGGAGATTGCACATACAACCGGCCATTACCGAGCGCCGGGGGTGCGGCGGTTTCCCCCGTAAAAGCACCATGATCCAAGGGCGAATCGCGCCGGTGCCCCCCGGTCGAGTAGCGTGGCGCACCATGCGTCTCGTCATCGCCCGCTGCTCCGTCGACTACGCGGGCCGGCTCACTGCCCATCTCCCGTCGGCCCCCCGCCTCATCCTGGTGAAAGCGGACGGCTCCGTCTCCATTCACGCGGACGACAGGGCCTACAAACCGCTGAATTGGATGTCCCCGCCCTGTTCCCTCAAGGAGGGGGACGACGGTGTGTGGACGGTGGAGAACAAGGGCGGCGAGAAGCTCATCATCACGCTGGAGGAGGTCCTGCACGACTCCTCGCACGAGCTCGGCGTCGACCCCGGCCTCATCAAGGACGGGGTGGAAGCGCACCTCCAGGAGTTGCTCGCGGACCGGATCGAAACCCTGGGCGAGGGTTATTCACTGATTCGGCGTGAATACCCCACCGCCATCGGACCGGTGGATATCTTGTGCCGGGACGCCGATGGCCAGACCGTCGCCGTCGAGATCAAACGGCGTGGCGAGATCGACGGTGTGGAACAGCTCACCCGCTATCTTGATCTCCTCAACCGCGACCCGCACTTGGCTCCGGTGCAGGGGGTTTTCGCGGCTCAGGAGATCAAGCCGCAGGCGCGGGTGCTGGCCACCGACCGCGGGATGAGCTGTGTGGTGCTGGATTACGACGCGCTGCGCGGCATCGAGGACGACAAGCTGCGGCTGTTCTGACCCGGGCGGCCCCGTAGGGGTGTCGTCAGACTCCCTGCCCCAGCCAACGCTGGGAGGTGCCCCCAGGCTGGCGACGCCCTACGGGCGAACGGCGGGAGTCTGACGACACCCTCTAAGGCCCGCAGCACATTCACGAACGCGAAGGCCCGGTACGGCCGGCCCGCCCGAGTGGCGGCCGGTGCGTAACGGGCCTTTGTGCGGTGCGTAACGACTACGGTGCGTAACGGCTGCCCCGGGTGCGTCAGACCGTCGGGGTGTCCTGGCCGGCGGCGGACGGGCTGCCCCCGGCGGACGACTCGGCGGACGACGAGGACATGCCGTCGGTCGGCGCGCTGGTGTCCGGGGTGCCGGACGCGCTGGTGGTGGTGTCCGGCGGGCTCGTCGGCGGATCCGTGGGGTCGCCGGTCGGCGTGGGACCTGTGGGGTCGCCGGTCGGCTCGCCCGTGGGCGTCGGCTCGGTCGGCTTGCCGGTCGGCGTCGAGGACGGCGGGGTCGGCCTGCTGGTGGGTGTGGTGGGCTTGCCGGTCGGCTCGGTGGGCCCGGACGTCGGCCCCGTCGGCGCGGTGCTGGGGGCGGTCGGCGAGCCGCTGGTGGCGTGATCGCTGGGGGACGCGGAGCGGCCGGCCCGGTGGCTCGGCGTGCCGGGCTCGGACGTACGGGGGCCCGACGGCGCCAGGCTCGACCCGGGCTGCTCGGGGAAGCCCGGGGTGTCGTCGCCCGTGGTCTGCTCGGTGGTGACGTGGTCGCCCTTGGCGCCGTCGCCGCCGGAGGTCGCGCCGATGGTGACGACGGTGCCGAGCACGGCCACCAGCAGCGCCCCGGCGCCGGCGGCGAGCAGATTGCGCCGCCCGGCGCGGGACGCCTTCGGCTTGGCCGGGATGCCCGCACTCCCGCCGGCGGAGTCTGCGGCGGCGCTCGCGAGGGCCGCGGTGGCGCCGATGCTCCGGCCCGGGACCGTCGGTGCGGTCTCGTCGGGGCGCTGGGCCCGCAGCACCGTGGTCGGCACTCCGTCCGGGGGCGTACCGGCCCCCTCCGGCCGCGTGTCCGGCACCGGCGCGCCGGCGGTCACCTTGGGGAACCCGGTCTTCGGGGTGGTCCCCGAGGCGGCCCGCATACGGTCCGTGACCAGGGCGAGGGCCCGTCGTCCGGCGACCGCGCCCGTGCGGTCGGAGAGCACACCGCGCAGCCCGATGGACGCCTCCAGCTCGGCGCGCGCCCGGTCGAGGCTGCCGGTGCACAGCGCCAGCACACCCAGCTCGTGGTGGAAGTACGCCTCTTCGGCCACCTCGCCGGCCAGCCGCGCGGCCTCCTGGCCGTGCCGCAGGCTGCGCTCCCAGGCGCTCCAGTGCTGCGCCGCGGCGAACGCCGGGGCGGCCGTATGGGCCAGCAGCACGGCCGCGCTGGCGTGGCCGGACTCCCGGCTGCCGGTCAGCACGCCCATCGCGGCCAGCACCGCGTCCGCCTCGGCGGCGGCCCGCTCCGGGGTGACCGAGGGGTGCCCGGCCCACCAGGCGTAGTGCTGGGCGGCGGTGTGGGCCCGCGCGGCGGCGCCCGCTCCGTAGCCGGCGGCCGTCAGCTGTTCCAGGACGGTCGTGGCGAGCCGGTAGTGGGTGCCGACCGGGCTGATCAGCCCGCAGCCGAGCAGCTCGCCGAGGGCGGTGTCGGCGTGGGTGTCCTCGGTGAGCG includes:
- a CDS encoding ATP-binding protein; its protein translation is MDPNTHRGPEENGAQGRPAEPPAPAFGAPQGGSGGQARVVRLVADGYLVTVNPVDGSEIEPCPPGQRPAAPTKLTPQERAEADRAAAPPLPPGQPGFAGHEIPLEERSEEIERLVRLLSRGRSVRVTGPSGSGRTRLLDAVATACAEVAPDGVVRLSGHHRNSTDLIHALFGAVYRAPQYRPDRPELLRLVADIGAIVVLDDLEFGGAALDELLAATPECAFLLTATPDVAAPSPDSHLEEVYVGGLGRDACARLLERAVDRSLTDDEESWAGDLWFESEGLPLRFVQAAALLRQRDGLRAGPGALDDGYGLFPEDTEDTEDAVSAPADGAPADRPDAPLPSLGDAISPAPLLATRLGSAAQETLRFAVALGGELPHQAHLPALTEDTHADTALGELLGCGLISPVGTHYRLATTVLEQLTAAGYGAGAAARAHTAAQHYAWWAGHPSVTPERAAAEADAVLAAMGVLTGSRESGHASAAVLLAHTAAPAFAAAQHWSAWERSLRHGQEAARLAGEVAEEAYFHHELGVLALCTGSLDRARAELEASIGLRGVLSDRTGAVAGRRALALVTDRMRAASGTTPKTGFPKVTAGAPVPDTRPEGAGTPPDGVPTTVLRAQRPDETAPTVPGRSIGATAALASAAADSAGGSAGIPAKPKASRAGRRNLLAAGAGALLVAVLGTVVTIGATSGGDGAKGDHVTTEQTTGDDTPGFPEQPGSSLAPSGPRTSEPGTPSHRAGRSASPSDHATSGSPTAPSTAPTGPTSGPTEPTGKPTTPTSRPTPPSSTPTGKPTEPTPTGEPTGDPTGPTPTGDPTDPPTSPPDTTTSASGTPDTSAPTDGMSSSSAESSAGGSPSAAGQDTPTV